One window of the Zymoseptoria tritici IPO323 chromosome 12, whole genome shotgun sequence genome contains the following:
- a CDS encoding uncharacterized protein (small (98aa) peptide, predicted cytoskeleton associated (not bound). pI 5.73. No reliable hits with protein databases, neither with hypothetical (not significant). Probable M graminicola specific protein (novel gene). unknown function.) → MHIFQLSAAIALLSLASTAFADGHCSKGMPGDAIWGSCHFLGIYPQRMGKGTPDIKLPCWRYSGCDVFASVCHKITDIPEAEGYARCLNQETEPPREE, encoded by the exons ATGCACATCTTCCAGCTCTCCGCCGCGATCGCTCTATTGTCGCTCGCCTCCACTGCCTTTGCCGATGGC CATTGCAGCAAGGGCATGCCCGGTGACGCGATCTGGGGCTCATG TCACTTTCTGGGCATCTATCCTCAGAGGATGGGCAAGGGCACGCCGGATATCAAACTTCCATGCTGGCGATACTCTGGTTGCGACGTTTTTGCCTCG GTTTGTCATAAGATCACCGACATCCCAGAAGCCGAAGGGTACGCACGTTGCCTCAACCAGGAAACAGAGCCACCTCGGGAAGAATGA